From Alosa sapidissima isolate fAloSap1 chromosome 7, fAloSap1.pri, whole genome shotgun sequence, the proteins below share one genomic window:
- the rapgef3 gene encoding rap guanine nucleotide exchange factor 3 isoform X6 yields MHLFRSYTYQVYPDRFSTDTQTIRGISWTPLPDALDTKDTMKQFLSERIMKAAKAVYSALIERNPGLIRDRKHHLKTYRQCCRGKDLVDWLIKLQDCSQSRSQAVGMWQVLVDEGILIHVKQELNFQDRDTQFYRFIDTEFDVGQSGDEKDSREEELQESLSLLVQMGPDALLTMILRKPPNQRSAEDLEVIYEELMHIKAAAHLSTSVRKELAAVLAFESHTKAGTVLFSQGDKGTSWYIIWKGSVNVITHGKGLVTTLHEGEDFGQLALLNDAPRAATIIMREDNCHFLRVDKQDFIRIVKDVEANTVRLEEHGKAVLVLEKSSEQESTNQGGAASSSKYTVMSGTPEKILEHLLDTIKLDTNGSDQIDASVSDFLLTHQVFMPSGQLCTALLNHYHAEPSEGSELEKAAYALNTKQKIVKLVVQWVSLYGLSLKDNPPVVDFLESLRKEVLGDSRLYALLREQLKERRKKMLDNGHQPSLKQHNELDWFLGYDNPAGKCQPIKVNDKVLHEVFRPDHTFVCLMLPVNSSVLDIVEAMTSSSGDYVLVKMNSSGDREELKLEARAVSTSLGLNERLFLCSANQVDKLTPLREQLGPELNTMEPLEQMCSKDIAIQLNSYDWELFSTMHETELLYYVFGREKFPNTTTANLERFMCRFNEVQFWVVTELCLCVDQAKRAALLKKFIKIAIVLKEQKNLNSFYAVMFGLTNSAVTRLYKTWERVPNKTRRIFTTYERMLDPARNHRAYRLAVAKLSSPYIPFMPLILKDMTFIHEGNKNYTSTLVNFEKMRMIARTMKIVTDCRDQPYFPSSPQKGLTERMFLDTPAIRLSTYSDQSLTLRSSSNVRYYVQNLKVIDNQRKLTQMSRDIER; encoded by the exons tTTCTATCAGAGAGGATCATGAAAGCTGCTAAAGCTGTGTACAGTGCACTAATTGAACGCAATCCAGGTTTGATCAGGGATCGAAAGCATCACTTAAAAACATACAG GCAGTGCTGTAGGGGGAAGGACTTGGTTGATTGGCTGATTAAGTTACAAGACTGCTCCCAGTCACGAAGCCAGGCGGTTGGCATGTGGCAAGTCCTGGTGGACGAAGGCATCCTAATTCATG TGAAGCAAGAGCTGAACTTTCAGGACAGAGACACTCAGTTCTACCGCTTCATTGACACGGAGTTTGACGTCGGCCAGTCAGGGGATGAGAAGGACTCCCGGGAGGAGGAGCTTCAGGAGAGCCTCTCCCTATTGGTCCAGATGGGCCCTGACGCTCTCCTCACAATGATTCTGCGCAAACC gccgAACCAGAGGAGTGCGGAGGATCTGGAGGTGATTTATGAGGAGTTGATGCACATCAAGGCCGCGGCCCACCTCTCCACCTCA GTGCGGAAGGAGTTGGCGGCTGTGTTGGCATTCGAATCTCACACCAAAGCGGGCACAGTCT TGTTCAGCCAGGGTGACAAAGGGACTTCCTGGTACATCATCTGGAAGGGCTCTGTTAATGTCATCACGCACGGCAAG GGTCTGGTGACCACACTGCATGAGGGAGAGGACTTTGGGCAGTTGGCCCTGCTCAATGATGCACCCCGAGCTGCCACAATCATTATGCGTGAAGACAACTGCCACTTTCTCAGAGTGGACAAGCAAGACTTCATACGCATCGTCAAA GATGTGGAGGCCAACACTGTGCGTCTGGAAGAACATGGGAAAGCCGTCCTGGTGCTTGAAAAAAGCTCTGAACAGGAGTCGACCAATCAGGGAGGAGCAGCAAGCAGCAGCAA gtACACGGTGATGTCAGGAACTCCAGAGAAGATTCTGGAACATTTGCTTGACACAATTAAGCTAGACACAAACGGGAGTGACCAAATAG ATGCGTCTGTAAGTGACTTCCTGCTCACCCACCAGGTCTTCATGCCCTCAGGACAGCTGTGCACTGCCCTGCTGAACCA TTACCACGCTGAGCCGTCGGAGGGCtcggagctggagaaggcagcCTATGCCCTGAACACCAAGCAGAAGATCGTCAAGCTGGTCGTCCAGTGGGTCTCCTTATATGGGCTATCGCTGAAGGACAACCCTCCAGTGGTGGACTTCCTGGAG AGCCTGCGGAAGGAGGTGCTGGGGGACTCGCGCCTCTACGCGCTGCTCAGGGAACAGCtcaaggagaggaggaagaaaat GCTGGACAATGGCCATCAGCCTTCGCTTAAG CAACACAATGAACTTGACTGGTTCCTTGGCTACGACAACCCAGCGGGAAAATGCCAGCCCATCAAGGTCAATGACAAAG TCTTGCATGAAGTCTTCCGGCCTGACCACACGTTTGTGTGCCTGATGCTGCCCGTGAACTCGTCTGTTCTGGACATCGTGGAGGCCATGACCAGTTCAAGTGGAGATTACGTACTTGTCAAAATGAACTCTTCAGGAG ATAGGGAGGAGCTCAAGCTGGAGGCCCGGGCTGTGTCCACCTCTCTGGGCCTGAACGAGAGACTGTTCCTCTGCTCAGCCAACCAGGTGGACAAGCTG aCACCCCTAAGGGAGCAGCTGGGCCCGGAACTGAACACTATGGAGCCGTTGGAGCAGATGTGCTCTAAGGACATTGCTATCCAACTCAACAGCTACGACTGGGAGCTGTTCAGCACCATGCATGAG ACGGAGCTGCTCTACTACGTGTTCGGGAGGGAGAAATTCCCCAACACCACCACAGCCAACCTGGAGCGCTTCATGTGTCGCTTCAACGAGGTGCAGTTCTGGGTGGTGACAgagctgtgcctgtgtgtggacCAGGCCAAGCGGGCCGCTCTGCTCAAGAAGTTCATCAAGATTGCCATCGT ccTGAAGGAACAAAAGAATCTCAACTCGTTTTATGCTGTGATGTTTGGCCTGACCAACAGTGCGGTCACCCGTCTCTACAAGACCTGGGAG AGGGTACCAAACAAGACGAGGAGGATCTTCACTACATACGAGAGAATGCTG GATCCTGCCAGGAACCACCGCGCGTACCGGCTAGCAGTGGCCAAGCTGAGCTCTCCTTATATCCCCTTTATGCCTCTCATATTGAAAG ACATGACGTTCATCCACGAGGGAAATAAGAACTACACCAGCACTCTGGTCAACTTTGAGAAGATG CGCATGATCGCCAGGACCATGAAAATAGTGACCGACTGCAGGGACCAACCTTACT TTCCATCATCACCACAGAAGGGTCTGACGGAGCGGATGTTCCTGGACACTCCAGCCATTCGTCTGTCCACCT ATTCTGACCAGTCACTCACCTTGCGCAGCTCCAGCAACGTCCGTTACTACGTCCAGAACCTCAAAGTCATCGACAACCAGAGGAAGCTGACGCAGATGTCCAGGGACATCGAACGCTAA
- the rapgef3 gene encoding rap guanine nucleotide exchange factor 3 isoform X3, which translates to MYALLQRNLSVHRKVNVDSSAAMCSVDPCISSSLLRPRRMTPEEFWTPLPDALDTKDTMKQFLSERIMKAAKAVYSALIERNPGLIRDRKHHLKTYRQCCRGKDLVDWLIKLQDCSQSRSQAVGMWQVLVDEGILIHVKQELNFQDRDTQFYRFIDTEFDVGQSGDEKDSREEELQESLSLLVQMGPDALLTMILRKPPNQRSAEDLEVIYEELMHIKAAAHLSTSVRKELAAVLAFESHTKAGTVLFSQGDKGTSWYIIWKGSVNVITHGKGLVTTLHEGEDFGQLALLNDAPRAATIIMREDNCHFLRVDKQDFIRIVKDVEANTVRLEEHGKAVLVLEKSSEQESTNQGGAASSSKYTVMSGTPEKILEHLLDTIKLDTNGSDQIDASVSDFLLTHQVFMPSGQLCTALLNHYHAEPSEGSELEKAAYALNTKQKIVKLVVQWVSLYGLSLKDNPPVVDFLEQSLRKEVLGDSRLYALLREQLKERRKKMLDNGHQPSLKQHNELDWFLGYDNPAGKCQPIKVNDKVLHEVFRPDHTFVCLMLPVNSSVLDIVEAMTSSSGDYVLVKMNSSGDREELKLEARAVSTSLGLNERLFLCSANQVDKLTPLREQLGPELNTMEPLEQMCSKDIAIQLNSYDWELFSTMHETELLYYVFGREKFPNTTTANLERFMCRFNEVQFWVVTELCLCVDQAKRAALLKKFIKIAIVLKEQKNLNSFYAVMFGLTNSAVTRLYKTWERVPNKTRRIFTTYERMLDPARNHRAYRLAVAKLSSPYIPFMPLILKDMTFIHEGNKNYTSTLVNFEKMRMIARTMKIVTDCRDQPYFPSSPQKGLTERMFLDTPAIRLSTYSDQSLTLRSSSNVRYYVQNLKVIDNQRKLTQMSRDIER; encoded by the exons tTTCTATCAGAGAGGATCATGAAAGCTGCTAAAGCTGTGTACAGTGCACTAATTGAACGCAATCCAGGTTTGATCAGGGATCGAAAGCATCACTTAAAAACATACAG GCAGTGCTGTAGGGGGAAGGACTTGGTTGATTGGCTGATTAAGTTACAAGACTGCTCCCAGTCACGAAGCCAGGCGGTTGGCATGTGGCAAGTCCTGGTGGACGAAGGCATCCTAATTCATG TGAAGCAAGAGCTGAACTTTCAGGACAGAGACACTCAGTTCTACCGCTTCATTGACACGGAGTTTGACGTCGGCCAGTCAGGGGATGAGAAGGACTCCCGGGAGGAGGAGCTTCAGGAGAGCCTCTCCCTATTGGTCCAGATGGGCCCTGACGCTCTCCTCACAATGATTCTGCGCAAACC gccgAACCAGAGGAGTGCGGAGGATCTGGAGGTGATTTATGAGGAGTTGATGCACATCAAGGCCGCGGCCCACCTCTCCACCTCA GTGCGGAAGGAGTTGGCGGCTGTGTTGGCATTCGAATCTCACACCAAAGCGGGCACAGTCT TGTTCAGCCAGGGTGACAAAGGGACTTCCTGGTACATCATCTGGAAGGGCTCTGTTAATGTCATCACGCACGGCAAG GGTCTGGTGACCACACTGCATGAGGGAGAGGACTTTGGGCAGTTGGCCCTGCTCAATGATGCACCCCGAGCTGCCACAATCATTATGCGTGAAGACAACTGCCACTTTCTCAGAGTGGACAAGCAAGACTTCATACGCATCGTCAAA GATGTGGAGGCCAACACTGTGCGTCTGGAAGAACATGGGAAAGCCGTCCTGGTGCTTGAAAAAAGCTCTGAACAGGAGTCGACCAATCAGGGAGGAGCAGCAAGCAGCAGCAA gtACACGGTGATGTCAGGAACTCCAGAGAAGATTCTGGAACATTTGCTTGACACAATTAAGCTAGACACAAACGGGAGTGACCAAATAG ATGCGTCTGTAAGTGACTTCCTGCTCACCCACCAGGTCTTCATGCCCTCAGGACAGCTGTGCACTGCCCTGCTGAACCA TTACCACGCTGAGCCGTCGGAGGGCtcggagctggagaaggcagcCTATGCCCTGAACACCAAGCAGAAGATCGTCAAGCTGGTCGTCCAGTGGGTCTCCTTATATGGGCTATCGCTGAAGGACAACCCTCCAGTGGTGGACTTCCTGGAG CAGAGCCTGCGGAAGGAGGTGCTGGGGGACTCGCGCCTCTACGCGCTGCTCAGGGAACAGCtcaaggagaggaggaagaaaat GCTGGACAATGGCCATCAGCCTTCGCTTAAG CAACACAATGAACTTGACTGGTTCCTTGGCTACGACAACCCAGCGGGAAAATGCCAGCCCATCAAGGTCAATGACAAAG TCTTGCATGAAGTCTTCCGGCCTGACCACACGTTTGTGTGCCTGATGCTGCCCGTGAACTCGTCTGTTCTGGACATCGTGGAGGCCATGACCAGTTCAAGTGGAGATTACGTACTTGTCAAAATGAACTCTTCAGGAG ATAGGGAGGAGCTCAAGCTGGAGGCCCGGGCTGTGTCCACCTCTCTGGGCCTGAACGAGAGACTGTTCCTCTGCTCAGCCAACCAGGTGGACAAGCTG aCACCCCTAAGGGAGCAGCTGGGCCCGGAACTGAACACTATGGAGCCGTTGGAGCAGATGTGCTCTAAGGACATTGCTATCCAACTCAACAGCTACGACTGGGAGCTGTTCAGCACCATGCATGAG ACGGAGCTGCTCTACTACGTGTTCGGGAGGGAGAAATTCCCCAACACCACCACAGCCAACCTGGAGCGCTTCATGTGTCGCTTCAACGAGGTGCAGTTCTGGGTGGTGACAgagctgtgcctgtgtgtggacCAGGCCAAGCGGGCCGCTCTGCTCAAGAAGTTCATCAAGATTGCCATCGT ccTGAAGGAACAAAAGAATCTCAACTCGTTTTATGCTGTGATGTTTGGCCTGACCAACAGTGCGGTCACCCGTCTCTACAAGACCTGGGAG AGGGTACCAAACAAGACGAGGAGGATCTTCACTACATACGAGAGAATGCTG GATCCTGCCAGGAACCACCGCGCGTACCGGCTAGCAGTGGCCAAGCTGAGCTCTCCTTATATCCCCTTTATGCCTCTCATATTGAAAG ACATGACGTTCATCCACGAGGGAAATAAGAACTACACCAGCACTCTGGTCAACTTTGAGAAGATG CGCATGATCGCCAGGACCATGAAAATAGTGACCGACTGCAGGGACCAACCTTACT TTCCATCATCACCACAGAAGGGTCTGACGGAGCGGATGTTCCTGGACACTCCAGCCATTCGTCTGTCCACCT ATTCTGACCAGTCACTCACCTTGCGCAGCTCCAGCAACGTCCGTTACTACGTCCAGAACCTCAAAGTCATCGACAACCAGAGGAAGCTGACGCAGATGTCCAGGGACATCGAACGCTAA
- the rapgef3 gene encoding rap guanine nucleotide exchange factor 3 isoform X2, translating into MYALLQRNLSVHRKVNVDSSAAMCSVDPCISSSLLRPRRMTPEEFWTPLPDALDTKDTMKQFLSERIMKAAKAVYSALIERNPGLIRDRKHHLKTYRQCCRGKDLVDWLIKLQDCSQSRSQAVGMWQVLVDEGILIHVKQELNFQDRDTQFYRFIDTEFDVGQSGDEKDSREEELQESLSLLVQMGPDALLTMILRKPPNQRSAEDLEVIYEELMHIKAAAHLSTSVRKELAAVLAFESHTKAGTVLFSQGDKGTSWYIIWKGSVNVITHGKGLVTTLHEGEDFGQLALLNDAPRAATIIMREDNCHFLRVDKQDFIRIVKDVEANTVRLEEHGKAVLVLEKSSEQESTNQGGAASSSKYTVMSGTPEKILEHLLDTIKLDTNGSDQIDASVSDFLLTHQVFMPSGQLCTALLNHYHAEPSEGSELEKAAYALNTKQKIVKLVVQWVSLYGLSLKDNPPVVDFLESLRKEVLGDSRLYALLREQLKERRKKMLDNGHQPSLKQHNELDWFLGYDNPAGKCQPIKVNDKVLHEVFRPDHTFVCLMLPVNSSVLDIVEAMTSSSGDYVLVKMNSSGDREELKLEARAVSTSLGLNERLFLCSANQVDKLTPLREQLGPELNTMEPLEQMCSKDIAIQLNSYDWELFSTMHETELLYYVFGREKFPNTTTANLERFMCRFNEVQFWVVTELCLCVDQAKRAALLKKFIKIAIVLKEQKNLNSFYAVMFGLTNSAVTRLYKTWERVPNKTRRIFTTYERMLDPARNHRAYRLAVAKLSSPYIPFMPLILKDMTFIHEGNKNYTSTLVNFEKMRMIARTMKIVTDCRDQPYSVPSSPQKGLTERMFLDTPAIRLSTYSDQSLTLRSSSNVRYYVQNLKVIDNQRKLTQMSRDIER; encoded by the exons tTTCTATCAGAGAGGATCATGAAAGCTGCTAAAGCTGTGTACAGTGCACTAATTGAACGCAATCCAGGTTTGATCAGGGATCGAAAGCATCACTTAAAAACATACAG GCAGTGCTGTAGGGGGAAGGACTTGGTTGATTGGCTGATTAAGTTACAAGACTGCTCCCAGTCACGAAGCCAGGCGGTTGGCATGTGGCAAGTCCTGGTGGACGAAGGCATCCTAATTCATG TGAAGCAAGAGCTGAACTTTCAGGACAGAGACACTCAGTTCTACCGCTTCATTGACACGGAGTTTGACGTCGGCCAGTCAGGGGATGAGAAGGACTCCCGGGAGGAGGAGCTTCAGGAGAGCCTCTCCCTATTGGTCCAGATGGGCCCTGACGCTCTCCTCACAATGATTCTGCGCAAACC gccgAACCAGAGGAGTGCGGAGGATCTGGAGGTGATTTATGAGGAGTTGATGCACATCAAGGCCGCGGCCCACCTCTCCACCTCA GTGCGGAAGGAGTTGGCGGCTGTGTTGGCATTCGAATCTCACACCAAAGCGGGCACAGTCT TGTTCAGCCAGGGTGACAAAGGGACTTCCTGGTACATCATCTGGAAGGGCTCTGTTAATGTCATCACGCACGGCAAG GGTCTGGTGACCACACTGCATGAGGGAGAGGACTTTGGGCAGTTGGCCCTGCTCAATGATGCACCCCGAGCTGCCACAATCATTATGCGTGAAGACAACTGCCACTTTCTCAGAGTGGACAAGCAAGACTTCATACGCATCGTCAAA GATGTGGAGGCCAACACTGTGCGTCTGGAAGAACATGGGAAAGCCGTCCTGGTGCTTGAAAAAAGCTCTGAACAGGAGTCGACCAATCAGGGAGGAGCAGCAAGCAGCAGCAA gtACACGGTGATGTCAGGAACTCCAGAGAAGATTCTGGAACATTTGCTTGACACAATTAAGCTAGACACAAACGGGAGTGACCAAATAG ATGCGTCTGTAAGTGACTTCCTGCTCACCCACCAGGTCTTCATGCCCTCAGGACAGCTGTGCACTGCCCTGCTGAACCA TTACCACGCTGAGCCGTCGGAGGGCtcggagctggagaaggcagcCTATGCCCTGAACACCAAGCAGAAGATCGTCAAGCTGGTCGTCCAGTGGGTCTCCTTATATGGGCTATCGCTGAAGGACAACCCTCCAGTGGTGGACTTCCTGGAG AGCCTGCGGAAGGAGGTGCTGGGGGACTCGCGCCTCTACGCGCTGCTCAGGGAACAGCtcaaggagaggaggaagaaaat GCTGGACAATGGCCATCAGCCTTCGCTTAAG CAACACAATGAACTTGACTGGTTCCTTGGCTACGACAACCCAGCGGGAAAATGCCAGCCCATCAAGGTCAATGACAAAG TCTTGCATGAAGTCTTCCGGCCTGACCACACGTTTGTGTGCCTGATGCTGCCCGTGAACTCGTCTGTTCTGGACATCGTGGAGGCCATGACCAGTTCAAGTGGAGATTACGTACTTGTCAAAATGAACTCTTCAGGAG ATAGGGAGGAGCTCAAGCTGGAGGCCCGGGCTGTGTCCACCTCTCTGGGCCTGAACGAGAGACTGTTCCTCTGCTCAGCCAACCAGGTGGACAAGCTG aCACCCCTAAGGGAGCAGCTGGGCCCGGAACTGAACACTATGGAGCCGTTGGAGCAGATGTGCTCTAAGGACATTGCTATCCAACTCAACAGCTACGACTGGGAGCTGTTCAGCACCATGCATGAG ACGGAGCTGCTCTACTACGTGTTCGGGAGGGAGAAATTCCCCAACACCACCACAGCCAACCTGGAGCGCTTCATGTGTCGCTTCAACGAGGTGCAGTTCTGGGTGGTGACAgagctgtgcctgtgtgtggacCAGGCCAAGCGGGCCGCTCTGCTCAAGAAGTTCATCAAGATTGCCATCGT ccTGAAGGAACAAAAGAATCTCAACTCGTTTTATGCTGTGATGTTTGGCCTGACCAACAGTGCGGTCACCCGTCTCTACAAGACCTGGGAG AGGGTACCAAACAAGACGAGGAGGATCTTCACTACATACGAGAGAATGCTG GATCCTGCCAGGAACCACCGCGCGTACCGGCTAGCAGTGGCCAAGCTGAGCTCTCCTTATATCCCCTTTATGCCTCTCATATTGAAAG ACATGACGTTCATCCACGAGGGAAATAAGAACTACACCAGCACTCTGGTCAACTTTGAGAAGATG CGCATGATCGCCAGGACCATGAAAATAGTGACCGACTGCAGGGACCAACCTTACT CAGTTCCATCATCACCACAGAAGGGTCTGACGGAGCGGATGTTCCTGGACACTCCAGCCATTCGTCTGTCCACCT ATTCTGACCAGTCACTCACCTTGCGCAGCTCCAGCAACGTCCGTTACTACGTCCAGAACCTCAAAGTCATCGACAACCAGAGGAAGCTGACGCAGATGTCCAGGGACATCGAACGCTAA
- the rapgef3 gene encoding rap guanine nucleotide exchange factor 3 isoform X1, with amino-acid sequence MYALLQRNLSVHRKVNVDSSAAMCSVDPCISSSLLRPRRMTPEEFWTPLPDALDTKDTMKQFLSERIMKAAKAVYSALIERNPGLIRDRKHHLKTYRQCCRGKDLVDWLIKLQDCSQSRSQAVGMWQVLVDEGILIHVKQELNFQDRDTQFYRFIDTEFDVGQSGDEKDSREEELQESLSLLVQMGPDALLTMILRKPPNQRSAEDLEVIYEELMHIKAAAHLSTSVRKELAAVLAFESHTKAGTVLFSQGDKGTSWYIIWKGSVNVITHGKGLVTTLHEGEDFGQLALLNDAPRAATIIMREDNCHFLRVDKQDFIRIVKDVEANTVRLEEHGKAVLVLEKSSEQESTNQGGAASSSKYTVMSGTPEKILEHLLDTIKLDTNGSDQIDASVSDFLLTHQVFMPSGQLCTALLNHYHAEPSEGSELEKAAYALNTKQKIVKLVVQWVSLYGLSLKDNPPVVDFLEQSLRKEVLGDSRLYALLREQLKERRKKMLDNGHQPSLKQHNELDWFLGYDNPAGKCQPIKVNDKVLHEVFRPDHTFVCLMLPVNSSVLDIVEAMTSSSGDYVLVKMNSSGDREELKLEARAVSTSLGLNERLFLCSANQVDKLTPLREQLGPELNTMEPLEQMCSKDIAIQLNSYDWELFSTMHETELLYYVFGREKFPNTTTANLERFMCRFNEVQFWVVTELCLCVDQAKRAALLKKFIKIAIVLKEQKNLNSFYAVMFGLTNSAVTRLYKTWERVPNKTRRIFTTYERMLDPARNHRAYRLAVAKLSSPYIPFMPLILKDMTFIHEGNKNYTSTLVNFEKMRMIARTMKIVTDCRDQPYSVPSSPQKGLTERMFLDTPAIRLSTYSDQSLTLRSSSNVRYYVQNLKVIDNQRKLTQMSRDIER; translated from the exons tTTCTATCAGAGAGGATCATGAAAGCTGCTAAAGCTGTGTACAGTGCACTAATTGAACGCAATCCAGGTTTGATCAGGGATCGAAAGCATCACTTAAAAACATACAG GCAGTGCTGTAGGGGGAAGGACTTGGTTGATTGGCTGATTAAGTTACAAGACTGCTCCCAGTCACGAAGCCAGGCGGTTGGCATGTGGCAAGTCCTGGTGGACGAAGGCATCCTAATTCATG TGAAGCAAGAGCTGAACTTTCAGGACAGAGACACTCAGTTCTACCGCTTCATTGACACGGAGTTTGACGTCGGCCAGTCAGGGGATGAGAAGGACTCCCGGGAGGAGGAGCTTCAGGAGAGCCTCTCCCTATTGGTCCAGATGGGCCCTGACGCTCTCCTCACAATGATTCTGCGCAAACC gccgAACCAGAGGAGTGCGGAGGATCTGGAGGTGATTTATGAGGAGTTGATGCACATCAAGGCCGCGGCCCACCTCTCCACCTCA GTGCGGAAGGAGTTGGCGGCTGTGTTGGCATTCGAATCTCACACCAAAGCGGGCACAGTCT TGTTCAGCCAGGGTGACAAAGGGACTTCCTGGTACATCATCTGGAAGGGCTCTGTTAATGTCATCACGCACGGCAAG GGTCTGGTGACCACACTGCATGAGGGAGAGGACTTTGGGCAGTTGGCCCTGCTCAATGATGCACCCCGAGCTGCCACAATCATTATGCGTGAAGACAACTGCCACTTTCTCAGAGTGGACAAGCAAGACTTCATACGCATCGTCAAA GATGTGGAGGCCAACACTGTGCGTCTGGAAGAACATGGGAAAGCCGTCCTGGTGCTTGAAAAAAGCTCTGAACAGGAGTCGACCAATCAGGGAGGAGCAGCAAGCAGCAGCAA gtACACGGTGATGTCAGGAACTCCAGAGAAGATTCTGGAACATTTGCTTGACACAATTAAGCTAGACACAAACGGGAGTGACCAAATAG ATGCGTCTGTAAGTGACTTCCTGCTCACCCACCAGGTCTTCATGCCCTCAGGACAGCTGTGCACTGCCCTGCTGAACCA TTACCACGCTGAGCCGTCGGAGGGCtcggagctggagaaggcagcCTATGCCCTGAACACCAAGCAGAAGATCGTCAAGCTGGTCGTCCAGTGGGTCTCCTTATATGGGCTATCGCTGAAGGACAACCCTCCAGTGGTGGACTTCCTGGAG CAGAGCCTGCGGAAGGAGGTGCTGGGGGACTCGCGCCTCTACGCGCTGCTCAGGGAACAGCtcaaggagaggaggaagaaaat GCTGGACAATGGCCATCAGCCTTCGCTTAAG CAACACAATGAACTTGACTGGTTCCTTGGCTACGACAACCCAGCGGGAAAATGCCAGCCCATCAAGGTCAATGACAAAG TCTTGCATGAAGTCTTCCGGCCTGACCACACGTTTGTGTGCCTGATGCTGCCCGTGAACTCGTCTGTTCTGGACATCGTGGAGGCCATGACCAGTTCAAGTGGAGATTACGTACTTGTCAAAATGAACTCTTCAGGAG ATAGGGAGGAGCTCAAGCTGGAGGCCCGGGCTGTGTCCACCTCTCTGGGCCTGAACGAGAGACTGTTCCTCTGCTCAGCCAACCAGGTGGACAAGCTG aCACCCCTAAGGGAGCAGCTGGGCCCGGAACTGAACACTATGGAGCCGTTGGAGCAGATGTGCTCTAAGGACATTGCTATCCAACTCAACAGCTACGACTGGGAGCTGTTCAGCACCATGCATGAG ACGGAGCTGCTCTACTACGTGTTCGGGAGGGAGAAATTCCCCAACACCACCACAGCCAACCTGGAGCGCTTCATGTGTCGCTTCAACGAGGTGCAGTTCTGGGTGGTGACAgagctgtgcctgtgtgtggacCAGGCCAAGCGGGCCGCTCTGCTCAAGAAGTTCATCAAGATTGCCATCGT ccTGAAGGAACAAAAGAATCTCAACTCGTTTTATGCTGTGATGTTTGGCCTGACCAACAGTGCGGTCACCCGTCTCTACAAGACCTGGGAG AGGGTACCAAACAAGACGAGGAGGATCTTCACTACATACGAGAGAATGCTG GATCCTGCCAGGAACCACCGCGCGTACCGGCTAGCAGTGGCCAAGCTGAGCTCTCCTTATATCCCCTTTATGCCTCTCATATTGAAAG ACATGACGTTCATCCACGAGGGAAATAAGAACTACACCAGCACTCTGGTCAACTTTGAGAAGATG CGCATGATCGCCAGGACCATGAAAATAGTGACCGACTGCAGGGACCAACCTTACT CAGTTCCATCATCACCACAGAAGGGTCTGACGGAGCGGATGTTCCTGGACACTCCAGCCATTCGTCTGTCCACCT ATTCTGACCAGTCACTCACCTTGCGCAGCTCCAGCAACGTCCGTTACTACGTCCAGAACCTCAAAGTCATCGACAACCAGAGGAAGCTGACGCAGATGTCCAGGGACATCGAACGCTAA